A DNA window from Candidatus Sulfidibacterium hydrothermale contains the following coding sequences:
- a CDS encoding ApeA N-terminal domain 1-containing protein: MKVENLYTGMWWLPESQEEKYFGNLTIDVDGKANLCLFFFDPYQNIYSFYNLLSQKKQITGLVYNLSEKQDYTFQLINPIPRGMNEQGIKKYFCSSSEYIIKKGNQGFSNLMLKKIRLSTNVINEWIKPTGIKEDSLTDSFSYIPPPNIILYEDSSYKVGIEYNGKYIKDSKNSSIHIYELKWIYVELKKEISLDKVQNFIDSFEDLFTLILKNQIKFTAIELEDKNGKIYEYHSAKSKKEFSINGPISKEDIVDFNLFKNNSQSIISNWLKKREELRLIINKFLTTYKNITMYDENKFLAYISILEQYHKIRFKIFLPKGERYMRMYNKVLSELKGDSLSWVKKRLDDKSEINLRSRFRELIEKGILLCVESDLNKLIETRNFLVHFDEAKKNVFVNHELSFINIFLERSIIQMFYKELSIEN, from the coding sequence ATGAAAGTAGAAAATTTATATACGGGGATGTGGTGGCTCCCAGAATCTCAAGAAGAGAAATATTTTGGGAATTTGACGATAGATGTTGATGGAAAAGCAAATCTATGTTTGTTTTTCTTTGATCCGTATCAAAACATTTATTCTTTCTATAACCTCCTTTCACAAAAAAAACAAATAACAGGATTAGTGTATAATCTTAGTGAAAAACAAGATTATACTTTTCAACTAATAAATCCGATCCCAAGAGGAATGAATGAACAGGGAATAAAAAAATACTTTTGTTCTTCATCCGAGTATATTATCAAGAAGGGTAATCAAGGTTTTTCAAATCTAATGTTAAAAAAAATTAGATTGTCAACAAATGTCATTAATGAATGGATAAAACCTACAGGAATAAAAGAAGATAGTTTAACAGACTCTTTTAGTTATATCCCCCCTCCAAATATTATTTTATATGAGGATTCGTCATATAAGGTTGGTATAGAATATAATGGTAAATACATTAAGGATAGTAAAAATAGTTCTATTCATATTTATGAATTGAAATGGATTTATGTGGAATTAAAAAAAGAAATATCCCTTGATAAAGTGCAAAACTTTATAGACTCTTTTGAAGATCTGTTTACTTTGATTTTAAAAAATCAAATAAAATTTACAGCTATTGAACTGGAAGATAAAAACGGAAAAATTTATGAATACCATTCTGCAAAAAGTAAAAAAGAGTTCTCAATAAATGGTCCTATTAGTAAAGAAGATATTGTTGATTTTAATCTGTTTAAGAATAATTCCCAATCAATAATAAGCAATTGGTTAAAAAAAAGAGAAGAATTAAGGCTGATAATAAATAAATTTTTAACGACTTATAAAAATATTACAATGTATGATGAAAATAAGTTTTTAGCTTATATTTCAATTTTAGAACAATATCATAAAATAAGGTTTAAAATTTTTCTCCCGAAAGGAGAACGTTATATGAGAATGTACAATAAGGTTTTATCTGAGTTAAAGGGAGATAGTCTTTCTTGGGTCAAAAAGCGTTTAGATGATAAATCAGAAATAAATTTGCGCTCTCGGTTTCGGGAATTAATAGAGAAAGGTATTTTACTTTGTGTAGAGAGTGATTTAAATAAATTAATTGAAACAAGAAATTTTCTTGTTCATTTTGATGAAGCTAAAAAAAATGTTTTTGTAAATCATGAATTATCATTTATAAATATATTCCTTGAAAGAAGCATAATACAAATGTTTTATAAAGAGTTATCAATTGAAAATTGA
- a CDS encoding type I restriction endonuclease subunit R: protein MTKITESDVEQLTIELLEKQGYQYLYGPVIAHDGAYPERTNYEDVLLADRLQQAIQRINPSIPLEAQEEALKEIRRIHSPELLTNNETFHRMLTEGIPVSYQKDGQQRGDLVWLIDFENPENNEFVVVNQFTVIENGNNKRPDVILFVNGIPLVVIELKNPADENATLLSAYKQLQTYKQAIPSLFTYNGFMVISDGLEAKAGTLSSGMSRFMAWKSEDGKTEASHLVSPLKTMIKGMLNKETLLDLVRHFIVYEKSKREDPKSGLTTVSTVKKLAAYHQYYAVNRAVESTLRASGYLTKVKSPDKGLPEQLATESPESYGVAGVKSQPEGDRKGGVVWHTQGSGKSLSMVFYTGKIVLTMDNPTIVVITDRNDLDDQLFDTFAASRQLLRQEPVQAQSREHLKKLLKVASGGIVFSTIQKFQPDEGNVYETLSERENIIVIADEAHRTQYGFKAKIIDDKDETGRVKGKKIVYGFAKYMRDALPNATYLGFTGTPIESTDINTPAVFGNYVDVYDIAQAVEDGATVRIYYESRLAKVNLSDEGKKLVEELDKELDTDDLTDTQKAKAKWTQLEALVGSKNRLENIAKDIVTHFEHRQEVFEGKGMIVTMSRRIAAELYDEIIRLRPEWHADDLNKGVIKVVMTSASSDGPQIAKHHTTKEQRRLLAERMKDPEDELKLVIVRDMWLTGFDVPSLHTLYIDKPMKGHNLMQAIARVNRVYKDKPGGLIVDYLGIASDLKKALSFYSSAGGKGEPAIAQEQAVQLMLEKLEIVSQMFYGFPYEEYFAADTSRKLNLILAAEEHILGLEDGKKRFVQEVTALSKAFAIAIPHEQALDVKDEIAFFQAVKARLVKFDATGTGKTDEEIETTIRQVIDQALVSEKVIDVFDAAGIKKPDISILSEEFLLELKGMEHKNVALEVLRKLLHDEIKARTKRNLVKGKSFKEMLEKAINKYHNKILTAAEVIDELIKLGKEITNMDKEAETLGLSDFEYAFYTAVADNESARELMQKDKLRELAVILTERVKANASIDWTIRESVRAKLKVIVKRTLRQYGYPPDMQKLATDLVLKQAERIADELVTN, encoded by the coding sequence ATGACTAAAATCACCGAATCGGACGTTGAACAACTCACCATAGAGCTGCTGGAAAAACAAGGCTACCAATACCTCTACGGCCCGGTTATTGCCCATGATGGTGCATATCCCGAGCGAACGAACTACGAAGATGTTTTGCTGGCTGACAGACTGCAACAAGCCATTCAAAGAATAAACCCGTCAATTCCTTTGGAGGCACAGGAAGAAGCACTCAAAGAAATTCGCCGGATTCATTCCCCGGAGTTGCTCACCAATAACGAAACCTTTCACCGTATGCTCACGGAAGGAATTCCGGTTTCCTATCAAAAAGACGGACAGCAAAGGGGCGATTTGGTATGGCTGATTGATTTTGAAAATCCTGAAAATAACGAATTTGTCGTGGTCAATCAGTTTACAGTCATTGAGAACGGAAATAATAAACGTCCAGATGTGATACTGTTTGTAAACGGTATTCCGTTGGTGGTGATTGAGCTGAAAAATCCAGCCGATGAAAATGCTACTCTTCTTTCGGCTTACAAACAACTGCAAACTTACAAACAAGCCATTCCTTCGTTGTTTACATATAACGGATTTATGGTTATTTCTGACGGGCTCGAAGCCAAAGCGGGTACTTTATCGTCCGGTATGAGCCGGTTTATGGCTTGGAAATCCGAAGACGGAAAAACCGAAGCTTCCCATTTGGTCAGTCCGTTGAAAACGATGATAAAGGGGATGCTGAACAAAGAAACTTTGCTGGATTTGGTTCGCCATTTCATTGTTTATGAGAAATCCAAAAGGGAAGACCCGAAATCGGGGTTAACAACAGTTTCCACTGTAAAAAAGCTGGCCGCCTATCATCAGTATTATGCTGTAAACCGGGCGGTGGAATCTACTTTGCGTGCCAGCGGGTATCTGACAAAAGTAAAAAGCCCGGACAAAGGTTTACCGGAACAGCTTGCCACAGAATCGCCGGAAAGCTATGGTGTAGCCGGAGTAAAAAGTCAGCCGGAAGGCGACCGGAAAGGCGGAGTGGTATGGCATACGCAGGGCAGCGGCAAATCGCTTTCCATGGTGTTTTATACCGGTAAAATTGTGCTTACCATGGACAATCCCACCATTGTGGTTATTACTGACCGCAACGATTTGGATGACCAGCTTTTTGATACGTTTGCTGCATCCCGCCAGTTGTTAAGACAGGAACCGGTACAGGCACAAAGCCGCGAACACTTGAAAAAATTGTTGAAAGTGGCTTCGGGAGGGATTGTCTTTTCCACGATTCAAAAGTTTCAACCCGACGAAGGCAATGTATATGAAACTCTTTCCGAAAGAGAAAATATCATTGTTATAGCTGATGAAGCCCACCGGACACAGTATGGTTTTAAAGCCAAAATCATTGATGATAAAGATGAAACCGGACGGGTAAAAGGTAAAAAAATCGTTTATGGCTTTGCCAAATACATGCGTGATGCCTTGCCCAATGCCACTTACCTCGGCTTTACCGGAACCCCCATCGAAAGTACGGACATCAACACACCTGCCGTATTTGGTAACTATGTGGATGTGTATGATATTGCACAGGCCGTAGAAGATGGTGCTACAGTCAGGATTTACTACGAAAGCCGGTTGGCAAAGGTAAACCTGAGCGACGAAGGGAAAAAGCTGGTGGAAGAACTCGACAAAGAACTGGATACCGACGACCTCACCGATACGCAAAAAGCCAAAGCCAAATGGACACAGTTAGAGGCTTTGGTCGGCAGTAAAAACCGGTTGGAAAATATAGCCAAAGATATCGTTACCCATTTTGAACACCGGCAGGAAGTGTTTGAGGGCAAAGGCATGATAGTAACCATGTCCAGGCGGATTGCTGCCGAACTTTATGATGAAATCATCCGGCTCCGTCCGGAATGGCATGCAGATGATTTAAACAAAGGGGTGATAAAAGTGGTGATGACCTCAGCCAGTTCGGATGGCCCTCAAATAGCCAAGCATCATACTACTAAAGAACAGCGCCGATTACTGGCCGAAAGAATGAAAGACCCTGAGGATGAACTCAAGCTGGTGATTGTACGTGATATGTGGCTTACCGGTTTTGATGTTCCCAGCTTGCATACCCTGTATATCGACAAGCCCATGAAAGGGCACAACCTGATGCAGGCCATTGCCCGCGTAAACCGGGTTTACAAAGACAAACCCGGCGGGCTGATTGTGGATTACCTCGGCATAGCTTCCGACTTAAAAAAAGCCCTTTCGTTTTATTCCAGTGCAGGAGGAAAAGGCGAACCGGCCATAGCTCAGGAACAGGCTGTACAGCTGATGCTGGAAAAACTGGAAATCGTATCACAAATGTTTTACGGCTTTCCTTACGAAGAATATTTTGCTGCTGACACGTCCCGGAAATTGAATCTCATATTGGCTGCCGAAGAGCATATCCTTGGTTTGGAAGACGGGAAAAAACGGTTTGTTCAGGAAGTCACGGCTCTGTCCAAAGCATTTGCTATTGCTATTCCACATGAACAGGCGCTGGATGTAAAAGATGAAATTGCTTTTTTTCAGGCGGTAAAAGCCCGGTTGGTCAAATTTGACGCTACCGGTACCGGCAAAACCGATGAAGAGATAGAAACTACCATTCGTCAGGTAATCGACCAGGCACTGGTTTCCGAGAAGGTTATTGATGTATTTGATGCAGCCGGTATAAAAAAACCGGATATTTCTATCCTTTCCGAAGAGTTCTTGTTGGAGCTGAAAGGAATGGAACATAAAAATGTGGCTTTGGAAGTGTTACGAAAGTTACTTCATGACGAAATCAAAGCCCGGACAAAAAGAAACCTTGTAAAAGGAAAGTCTTTTAAGGAAATGCTGGAAAAGGCCATCAACAAATACCACAATAAAATCCTGACTGCTGCTGAGGTCATTGATGAACTCATCAAGCTGGGGAAGGAAATTACCAATATGGATAAGGAAGCCGAGACGTTGGGATTATCCGATTTTGAATATGCTTTTTATACAGCGGTGGCTGATAACGAAAGTGCCCGTGAGTTGATGCAAAAAGATAAGCTGCGTGAGCTGGCCGTTATTTTAACCGAGCGGGTTAAGGCCAATGCTTCTATCGACTGGACTATCCGGGAAAGTGTGCGGGCCAAGCTCAAAGTGATTGTAAAACGCACCTTACGGCAGTATGGTTATCCACCTGATATGCAAAAACTGGCCACTGACCTTGTGTTGAAACAAGCCGAGCGTATAGCGGATGAGCTGGTTACGAATTAA
- a CDS encoding P-loop NTPase fold protein, whose amino-acid sequence MEQEKYFIDISKQKDKFKSHLGLEQNDRTIFSAKFGDGKTTFLRKFFENNVEYNAIHIYPVNYSVASNEDIFELIKYDVLFELIANKIDFDDSVDSFVTIAKDFFQESKGDILKLLTPFLSVIPLIGGALKESTERALDFTKKALDHFDNSQKTELDIVEEYLKEFTITKGSIYEEDFYARLITSLVERFRLVDTENNNPKKTVLVIDDLDRIDPEHIFRILNVFAAHQDINTRGNKFGFDKIIVVCDIDNVRNIFHHKYGTNTDFNGYIDKFYSVDVFKYSMLDELYEEVSKILNSIEGNSVFIEAFELRRNPNQLFKLIQYLLLSFVKFGVINVRDIVKLKEKKFILNEYVINSYNTYFNTRFAGILIFNVLKIIFGDYQNVLTAFDKSKVIIAKNNNFFFDKEWLLENVLLPIHCIDKNVVIELPMISGESIEISARLDKKSQLLTYGYWISEIESSLPNRKEVIQNYNLHELFYMTYKLAFEKNYLK is encoded by the coding sequence ATGGAGCAGGAGAAATATTTTATTGATATATCTAAGCAAAAAGATAAGTTCAAAAGCCATTTGGGTTTAGAACAAAATGACAGGACTATCTTTTCAGCAAAGTTTGGGGATGGTAAAACAACCTTTTTGAGGAAGTTCTTTGAGAATAATGTTGAATATAACGCTATACATATCTATCCCGTAAATTATTCTGTGGCTTCCAATGAAGATATTTTTGAATTAATCAAATATGATGTTCTTTTCGAGCTCATTGCCAATAAAATTGATTTCGATGATAGTGTGGATTCCTTTGTTACGATTGCAAAAGATTTCTTTCAAGAGAGTAAAGGAGACATTTTAAAATTATTAACCCCTTTTTTAAGTGTTATTCCTCTTATTGGTGGAGCATTAAAAGAATCAACAGAACGAGCACTTGATTTTACTAAGAAAGCTTTAGATCATTTTGACAATAGCCAGAAAACGGAGTTAGACATTGTTGAAGAATATTTAAAAGAGTTCACTATCACTAAAGGCAGTATTTATGAAGAAGATTTTTACGCTCGTCTAATAACAAGTTTAGTTGAGCGCTTTAGGTTGGTCGATACAGAGAATAATAATCCAAAGAAAACAGTTTTGGTTATTGACGACCTTGACAGAATTGACCCAGAACACATTTTCAGGATATTAAATGTTTTTGCTGCCCATCAAGATATTAATACTCGCGGCAATAAATTTGGCTTTGACAAAATAATTGTCGTTTGTGATATTGATAATGTCAGGAACATCTTCCATCATAAATACGGGACTAATACGGATTTTAACGGCTATATTGATAAATTCTATTCTGTTGACGTCTTTAAATACAGTATGCTGGATGAACTGTATGAAGAAGTAAGTAAAATATTAAATTCTATTGAAGGTAATTCCGTGTTCATTGAAGCTTTTGAGTTAAGGAGGAACCCTAATCAATTATTTAAACTAATACAGTATTTACTTCTTTCTTTTGTGAAGTTTGGAGTTATAAACGTTAGAGATATTGTTAAACTGAAAGAAAAGAAATTTATTTTAAATGAGTATGTAATAAATTCTTATAATACTTATTTTAATACTCGATTTGCAGGGATTCTTATTTTTAATGTTTTGAAGATAATATTTGGAGACTATCAAAATGTTTTGACTGCTTTTGATAAAAGTAAAGTGATAATTGCTAAAAATAATAATTTCTTTTTTGATAAAGAGTGGTTATTAGAAAATGTGCTTTTACCAATTCATTGCATTGATAAAAATGTTGTTATAGAGTTGCCCATGATTTCTGGAGAAAGTATTGAAATTTCGGCACGATTAGATAAAAAAAGTCAATTATTAACCTATGGTTATTGGATATCGGAAATTGAGTCATCATTACCGAACCGTAAAGAAGTTATTCAAAATTACAATTTGCATGAACTTTTTTACATGACATATAAACTTGCTTTTGAGAAAAATTACCTGAAATAA
- a CDS encoding IS3 family transposase — MNRKEEISVKRQCELLEVNRSSFYYVPRQEGSYNQELMKLIDKQYMKTPFYGVMRMTTYLRNIGYPVNAKRVRRLYRLMDLQAIGPRPNTSKPHKGEGHTVFPYLLRNLEITHSNQVWAMDITYVPVGNGYMYLFAIIDLYSRYIVGWSLSNTMTTQWCKQTLEQAIKDHGKPKMINTDQGSQFTATEFTEFVTGKGITFSMDGKGRAIDNIFIERFWRNIKYEKLYLEPSEDGLELYEKIKDYIEFYNTQRPHQSLAYKMPVKVFKQAA, encoded by the coding sequence GTGAACAGGAAAGAAGAAATAAGCGTCAAACGGCAATGCGAACTTTTAGAAGTAAACCGCAGCAGCTTCTACTATGTTCCCCGACAAGAGGGTTCTTACAATCAGGAACTGATGAAGCTGATAGACAAGCAATACATGAAAACACCTTTTTATGGAGTCATGCGCATGACCACCTATCTGCGAAACATAGGGTATCCGGTCAATGCCAAACGCGTACGACGATTGTACCGGCTTATGGATTTGCAAGCCATCGGCCCACGTCCAAATACGAGCAAGCCCCATAAGGGGGAAGGCCATACGGTATTTCCCTATTTGTTGCGGAATTTAGAAATAACCCATTCCAACCAGGTCTGGGCGATGGATATTACCTATGTTCCCGTTGGCAACGGTTATATGTACCTTTTTGCCATCATAGACCTTTACAGCAGGTATATCGTAGGGTGGTCATTGTCGAATACCATGACAACCCAATGGTGCAAACAGACTTTGGAGCAAGCCATAAAGGATCATGGCAAACCTAAAATGATTAATACCGATCAGGGAAGCCAGTTTACAGCAACAGAATTTACGGAGTTTGTAACCGGTAAGGGGATTACTTTCAGTATGGATGGTAAAGGTCGAGCCATAGATAATATTTTTATAGAGAGGTTTTGGAGAAACATAAAATACGAAAAGTTATATTTGGAACCATCGGAAGACGGACTGGAATTATATGAGAAAATTAAAGATTACATAGAGTTCTACAACACGCAAAGACCCCATCAGTCATTAGCGTATAAAATGCCTGTAAAAGTGTTCAAACAGGCTGCTTAG